In Phenylobacterium zucineum HLK1, one DNA window encodes the following:
- a CDS encoding TonB-dependent receptor — translation MKMHLSRALCATTALATGLLMAGSAMAQSTGTAVVEELIVTGSMGPRNMDGVIVAESEPKSRASITQEFISRMAPGQTILDTINLLPAVNFTNNDAFGSAGGDVVLRGFDSQRIALLQDGVPLNDSGNYAIYPNQQLDSDLIERVTVNLGTTDVDSPTAAAAGGTINYITRRADDEFGVRTEVGLGSVNFQRYYATVETGRVGPWGTKAWISGLYTKNDIFRPHDATQDPEGKIEKKQFNFRIDQDLGEDSFVSLIGHWNQNRNSFINRISLANYRARVAPVNGFQAANENINPSNTGNLRALSSFKLNETLTLTVDPSFQYVLANGGGAGNWAETDLQLRGNSGAAGVDLNGDGDLNDTVRLYRPNTTNTRRYGVTSSLIWKFADNQNVRLAYTYDKANHRQTGDVGYIVDGKPEDVFGGKDGRGRPVLLPDGTNLRRRDRASVAYLNQIAVEYRGRFLEDRLLFNAGLRAPFFKRDLNNFCYQNNTFNAYCTTQVPTIVPGTDDGTGRPLVRFPASALNSNANNLYGQPREFTRKYDDVLPNVGVSYDLTDDLTIYASYAETLSAPRTDDLYDRISVDPGPESAKAYDAGFRFNRGGLMAQGAVWFNSFTNRIERVFDEASGIAFSTNVGDVELFGVDFQAGYDISEKLNVYGAASYIESEIQDDIVDGSTVLPTEGRSLYETPTWQGVFRVNYYPTEDLSFGWQTKYTGARWSNLVNTEKFPDYVLTDVDVRFKLDRFGMENTYLQANVRNLFDERYLGDMTSNLTGTGLGQPGYRRTFILTLHAEF, via the coding sequence ATGAAAATGCATCTGAGCCGCGCGCTCTGCGCGACGACGGCGCTTGCGACCGGCCTGCTGATGGCGGGCTCGGCCATGGCGCAATCCACCGGCACCGCGGTGGTCGAGGAACTGATCGTGACGGGCTCGATGGGCCCGCGCAACATGGACGGCGTGATCGTGGCCGAAAGCGAGCCCAAGTCTCGCGCCTCGATCACCCAGGAGTTCATCAGCCGGATGGCCCCGGGCCAGACGATCCTGGACACCATCAACCTGCTGCCGGCCGTCAACTTCACCAACAACGACGCCTTCGGCTCGGCCGGCGGCGACGTCGTGCTGCGCGGCTTCGACTCGCAGCGCATCGCCCTGCTGCAGGACGGCGTGCCGCTGAACGATTCCGGCAACTACGCCATCTACCCGAACCAGCAGCTCGACTCGGACCTGATCGAGCGCGTGACGGTCAACCTCGGCACCACCGACGTCGACAGCCCGACCGCGGCGGCCGCGGGCGGCACCATCAACTACATCACCCGGCGCGCCGACGACGAGTTCGGCGTCCGCACCGAGGTCGGCCTGGGGTCGGTGAACTTCCAGCGCTACTACGCCACGGTCGAGACCGGCCGGGTCGGCCCCTGGGGCACCAAGGCCTGGATCAGCGGCCTCTACACCAAGAACGACATCTTCCGGCCGCATGACGCGACCCAGGATCCGGAAGGCAAGATCGAGAAGAAGCAGTTCAACTTCCGCATCGACCAGGATCTCGGCGAAGACAGCTTCGTCAGCCTGATCGGTCACTGGAACCAGAACCGCAACAGCTTCATCAACCGCATCAGCCTGGCCAACTACCGCGCCCGCGTCGCGCCGGTGAACGGCTTCCAGGCCGCCAACGAGAACATCAACCCGTCGAACACCGGCAACCTGCGGGCCCTGTCGAGCTTCAAGCTCAACGAGACCCTGACGCTGACCGTCGACCCGTCGTTCCAGTACGTGCTGGCCAACGGCGGCGGCGCCGGCAACTGGGCCGAGACCGACCTGCAGCTGCGCGGCAACTCGGGCGCGGCCGGCGTCGACCTGAACGGCGACGGCGACCTGAACGACACCGTCCGCCTCTATCGTCCGAACACGACGAACACCCGCCGCTACGGCGTCACCTCGTCGCTGATCTGGAAGTTCGCCGACAACCAGAACGTCCGCCTCGCCTACACCTACGACAAGGCCAACCACCGCCAGACCGGCGACGTGGGCTACATCGTGGACGGCAAGCCGGAAGACGTGTTCGGCGGCAAGGACGGCCGCGGCCGTCCGGTCCTGCTGCCCGACGGCACCAACCTGCGCCGCCGCGACCGCGCCTCGGTGGCCTACCTGAACCAGATCGCCGTCGAGTACCGCGGCCGCTTCCTCGAAGACCGGCTGCTGTTCAACGCCGGCCTGCGCGCGCCATTCTTCAAGCGCGACCTGAACAACTTCTGCTACCAGAACAACACGTTCAACGCCTACTGCACGACCCAGGTCCCGACCATCGTGCCCGGCACCGACGACGGCACGGGCCGTCCGCTGGTCCGCTTCCCGGCCAGCGCGCTGAACTCGAACGCGAACAACCTCTACGGCCAGCCGCGCGAGTTCACCCGCAAGTACGACGACGTGCTGCCGAACGTGGGCGTCAGCTACGACCTGACCGACGACCTGACGATCTACGCCAGCTACGCCGAGACCCTCTCGGCGCCGCGCACCGACGACCTGTACGACCGGATCTCGGTCGATCCGGGCCCGGAAAGCGCCAAGGCCTATGACGCCGGCTTCCGCTTCAACCGCGGCGGCCTGATGGCTCAGGGCGCGGTCTGGTTCAACTCGTTCACGAACCGGATCGAGCGCGTGTTCGACGAAGCCTCGGGCATCGCGTTCTCGACCAACGTCGGCGACGTCGAGCTGTTCGGCGTCGACTTCCAGGCCGGCTACGACATCAGCGAGAAGCTGAACGTCTACGGCGCGGCCTCGTACATCGAATCCGAGATCCAGGACGACATCGTGGACGGCTCGACCGTCCTGCCGACCGAGGGCCGCTCGCTCTACGAGACCCCGACCTGGCAAGGCGTCTTCCGGGTCAACTACTACCCGACCGAGGACCTCTCCTTCGGCTGGCAGACCAAGTACACCGGCGCGCGCTGGTCGAACCTGGTCAACACCGAGAAGTTCCCCGACTACGTCCTCACCGACGTGGACGTGCGCTTCAAGCTGGACCGCTTCGGCATGGAGAACACCTACCTCCAGGCCAACGTGCGGAACCTGTTCGACGAGCGCTACCTCGGCGACATGACCTCGAACCTGACCGGCACGGGCCTCGGCCAGCCGGGCTACCGCCGGACCTTCATCCTGACCCTGCACGCCGAGTTCTAA
- a CDS encoding agmatine deiminase family protein gives MSFTVPAEWAPHKAMWLGFPSHADLWEADLDEAQAEVAALARALAGPGGERVRLMTGHPDGEAAARRLLGDVPNVEITAGRFGDIWLRDTGPIFAGGKAHGFRFNGWGGKYDLPHDDEVAAQIAQASGVPLVAHDFILEGGAVDHDGFGTVLTTGQCLLNPNRNPGWTEAAAEAALAKALGAKKVLWLGEGLQNDHTDGHVDNLARFVAPGVVAVPVAWGRGDPNAEAYDDAARRLAGATDARGEPIVVVRVPSPGWVEGEPGEGPIPASHMNFLIANQAVIVPIYEARPGELAVQALEQLFPGRAIVGLPSLAILTGGGSFHCITQQEPAL, from the coding sequence TTGAGCTTCACCGTTCCCGCCGAGTGGGCGCCGCACAAGGCCATGTGGCTGGGCTTCCCGAGCCACGCCGACCTGTGGGAGGCCGACCTCGATGAGGCCCAGGCCGAGGTGGCCGCCCTGGCCCGCGCCCTGGCGGGGCCCGGGGGCGAGCGCGTGCGGCTGATGACCGGCCACCCAGACGGCGAGGCGGCCGCCCGCCGCCTGCTGGGCGACGTCCCGAACGTCGAGATCACGGCCGGCCGCTTCGGCGACATCTGGCTGCGCGACACCGGCCCGATCTTCGCGGGCGGAAAGGCGCATGGCTTCCGCTTCAACGGCTGGGGCGGCAAGTACGACCTGCCGCACGACGACGAGGTGGCGGCCCAGATCGCGCAGGCTTCGGGCGTCCCGCTCGTCGCCCACGACTTCATCCTGGAGGGCGGCGCCGTCGACCACGACGGCTTCGGCACGGTGCTGACCACCGGCCAGTGCCTGCTCAACCCCAACCGCAACCCCGGCTGGACCGAAGCCGCGGCCGAGGCGGCCCTGGCCAAGGCCCTGGGCGCGAAGAAGGTGCTCTGGCTGGGCGAGGGCCTGCAGAACGACCACACCGACGGCCACGTCGACAACCTGGCCCGCTTCGTGGCGCCCGGCGTCGTCGCCGTGCCGGTGGCCTGGGGCCGGGGCGATCCGAACGCCGAGGCCTACGACGACGCCGCGCGGCGGCTGGCGGGGGCCACCGACGCCCGCGGCGAGCCCATCGTGGTCGTCCGGGTCCCCTCGCCCGGCTGGGTCGAGGGCGAGCCCGGCGAGGGACCGATCCCGGCCAGCCACATGAATTTCCTCATCGCCAACCAGGCGGTGATCGTGCCGATCTACGAAGCCCGGCCGGGCGAGCTCGCCGTCCAGGCGCTGGAGCAGCTGTTCCCCGGCCGCGCGATCGTCGGCCTTCCGTCGCTCGCCATTCTGACCGGCGGCGGGTCCTTCCACTGCATCACCCAGCAGGAGCCCGCCCTCTGA
- the aguB gene encoding N-carbamoylputrescine amidase: MTRKLSVAAIQTSYGQDMAANIAKTEGFIRQAAADGAQVILPSELFQGPYFCVAQEERWFATAYPWREHPCVTALAPLAKELGVVLPISIFEREGPHYFNSLVMVDADGSLMGVYRKSHIPDGPGYMEKYYFRPGDTGFKVWETKFGRIGVGICWDQWYPEAARAMTLMGAEVLLYPTAIGSEPHDATLDTAAPWRRAMQGHAVSNVIPVVGANRTGFEPWDGYPNGGQEFYGSSFIADHRGDLVAAFGREDEGVLKAEFDLDFLATHRAAWGFFRDRRTDLYGSLVNGRPA, translated from the coding sequence ATGACGCGCAAGCTCTCCGTCGCCGCCATCCAGACCTCGTACGGCCAGGACATGGCGGCCAACATCGCCAAGACCGAAGGCTTCATCCGCCAGGCCGCGGCCGACGGCGCCCAGGTGATCCTCCCCTCCGAGCTGTTCCAGGGGCCCTACTTCTGCGTGGCCCAGGAGGAGCGCTGGTTCGCCACCGCCTATCCCTGGCGCGAGCATCCGTGCGTCACCGCGCTGGCGCCGCTGGCCAAGGAGCTGGGCGTCGTGCTGCCGATCTCGATCTTCGAGCGCGAGGGGCCGCACTACTTCAACAGCCTGGTGATGGTGGACGCCGACGGCTCGCTGATGGGCGTCTATCGCAAGAGCCACATCCCCGACGGACCGGGCTACATGGAGAAGTACTACTTCCGGCCCGGCGACACCGGCTTCAAGGTCTGGGAGACGAAGTTCGGGCGCATCGGCGTCGGCATCTGCTGGGACCAGTGGTACCCCGAGGCCGCCCGCGCCATGACCCTGATGGGCGCCGAGGTCTTGCTCTATCCCACCGCCATCGGCTCCGAGCCGCACGACGCCACCCTGGACACCGCCGCCCCCTGGCGCCGGGCGATGCAGGGCCACGCGGTCTCGAACGTGATCCCGGTGGTGGGCGCCAACCGCACGGGCTTCGAGCCGTGGGACGGCTATCCGAACGGCGGCCAGGAGTTCTACGGCTCCAGCTTCATCGCCGACCACCGGGGCGACCTCGTCGCCGCCTTCGGGCGCGAGGACGAGGGGGTGCTGAAGGCCGAGTTCGACCTCGACTTCCTGGCGACCCACCGCGCCGCCTGGGGCTTCTTCCGCGACCGCCGCACCGACCTCTATGGGTCGCTGGTGAACGGCCGGCCCGCGTAA
- a CDS encoding acid phosphatase, giving the protein MLRKLITAGAVAGASVLWAACAASPAASPAPETTALVHAAPGGQTSGYLSASTLSGKDILPGPPAPGSPYDAADRANYEATRALEGSPRWKFAQQDNDLWQGGGLRRFACAMGKDVSPKATPVAWKLLHKIELDVRTIGTPAKNHFARRRPALGNDKPICIKREPWLETNASYPSGHSMVAWAWALILTEAQPASADALLKLGQEAGESRVVCGVHYPSDVEAGRTLAAGMVARLHADPAFMADLAEAKQELAGAPAATGC; this is encoded by the coding sequence TTGCTCCGTAAACTGATCACCGCCGGCGCCGTCGCGGGCGCCTCGGTCCTGTGGGCCGCCTGCGCCGCCTCGCCCGCCGCCTCGCCCGCGCCAGAGACCACCGCCCTCGTCCACGCCGCGCCGGGGGGACAGACCAGCGGCTACCTGTCGGCCTCGACCCTGTCGGGCAAGGACATCCTGCCCGGACCGCCGGCGCCCGGATCGCCGTACGACGCCGCCGACCGCGCCAACTACGAGGCGACGCGCGCGCTGGAGGGCTCGCCCCGCTGGAAGTTCGCCCAGCAGGACAACGACCTGTGGCAGGGCGGCGGCCTGAGGCGGTTCGCCTGCGCCATGGGCAAGGACGTCAGCCCCAAGGCGACCCCGGTCGCCTGGAAGCTGCTGCACAAGATCGAGCTGGACGTGCGCACCATCGGCACGCCGGCCAAGAACCACTTCGCCCGCCGCCGCCCGGCGCTGGGCAACGACAAGCCGATCTGCATCAAGCGCGAACCCTGGCTCGAGACCAACGCCTCGTACCCCTCGGGCCATTCGATGGTCGCCTGGGCCTGGGCGCTGATCCTCACCGAGGCCCAGCCGGCCAGCGCCGACGCCCTGCTCAAGCTGGGCCAAGAGGCGGGCGAGAGCCGGGTGGTCTGCGGCGTGCACTACCCCTCGGACGTCGAGGCGGGCCGCACCCTGGCCGCCGGCATGGTCGCGCGACTGCACGCCGATCCGGCGTTCATGGCCGACCTGGCGGAGGCCAAGCAGGAACTGGCCGGCGCGCCCGCCGCGACGGGCTGCTGA
- a CDS encoding MaoC/PaaZ C-terminal domain-containing protein, with the protein MPIYYPDILEQPPTVWTFTYGDKDVMLYALGIGLGADPMNRDELPFVYERELKVVPTAATVLSSAGAALRKRDETPPREGWRESEINFLMVVHGEQKVELHKPLPDYGTFTAEQRVIGAFDKGAGKGAVVLNETVWTDQKGEKVATLTSSIFARGDGGFGGPTEGAPEPHKVPDRAPDVSADFATRPDQALLYRLNGDRNPLHSDPDVAKMAGFDRPILHGLCTYGITCRAVLQEITGWDAAAILSHEARFSAPVFPGDVVTVDLWRDGKVISFEARVKERGVTVIKNGKTVLR; encoded by the coding sequence ATGCCCATCTACTATCCCGACATCCTCGAGCAGCCGCCGACCGTCTGGACCTTCACCTACGGCGACAAGGACGTGATGCTCTACGCCCTGGGGATCGGCCTGGGGGCGGACCCGATGAACCGGGACGAGCTGCCGTTCGTCTACGAGCGCGAGCTGAAGGTCGTGCCGACGGCGGCGACGGTGCTGTCCTCGGCGGGCGCGGCGCTGCGCAAGCGTGACGAGACCCCGCCGCGCGAGGGCTGGCGCGAGAGCGAGATCAACTTCCTGATGGTCGTGCACGGGGAGCAGAAGGTCGAGCTGCACAAGCCGCTGCCGGACTACGGGACCTTCACCGCCGAACAGCGGGTGATCGGCGCGTTCGACAAGGGCGCCGGCAAGGGCGCGGTCGTCCTCAACGAGACCGTCTGGACCGACCAGAAGGGCGAGAAGGTCGCCACCCTGACGAGCTCGATCTTCGCCCGCGGCGACGGCGGCTTCGGCGGCCCGACCGAGGGCGCCCCCGAGCCGCACAAGGTCCCGGACCGGGCGCCGGACGTCTCGGCCGACTTCGCGACCCGGCCGGACCAGGCCCTGCTCTACCGCCTGAACGGCGACCGCAATCCGCTGCACTCCGACCCCGACGTGGCGAAGATGGCCGGGTTCGACCGGCCGATCCTGCACGGCCTGTGCACCTACGGCATCACCTGCCGGGCGGTGCTGCAGGAGATCACCGGCTGGGACGCCGCGGCGATCCTGAGCCACGAGGCGCGGTTCTCGGCCCCGGTGTTCCCCGGCGACGTGGTCACGGTGGACCTGTGGCGCGACGGCAAGGTGATCTCGTTCGAGGCGCGGGTTAAGGAGCGCGGCGTCACCGTCATCAAGAACGGCAAGACCGTCCTGCGCTAG
- a CDS encoding SapC family protein — MSETTQVPAGGELTGSVLFYNKPEPLARELHGKLGVKRMDGPFKFARTGHAIPLTVGEFPLAAVSGPIIFVGDEKLPIAVMGLNANENMFVQDNGLFEPGVYIPAYVRRYPFVFANDTQNNQMVLCVDRAAEFVVEGGDMPFFDEKGEPSDYTKQCIEFCNNFEVERQRTMSFVQLLKDLDLFETKTAQFTPTNPDGTPGQPQKIAEYFGVSEDKLAKLPSEKLVELRDNGALGQIYAHLLSLVGWDRLVAIAMARQAQRPVAANG; from the coding sequence ATGTCCGAAACGACCCAAGTGCCCGCGGGCGGCGAGCTGACCGGCAGCGTCCTCTTCTACAACAAGCCCGAACCGCTGGCGCGCGAGCTGCACGGCAAGCTGGGCGTCAAGCGCATGGACGGCCCGTTCAAGTTCGCCAGGACCGGCCACGCCATCCCGCTGACCGTGGGCGAGTTCCCGCTGGCCGCCGTCAGCGGCCCGATCATCTTCGTCGGCGACGAGAAGCTGCCGATCGCGGTGATGGGCCTGAACGCCAACGAGAACATGTTCGTGCAGGACAACGGCCTGTTCGAGCCCGGCGTCTACATCCCGGCCTATGTGCGCCGCTATCCGTTCGTGTTCGCCAACGACACCCAGAACAACCAGATGGTGCTGTGCGTCGACCGCGCGGCCGAGTTCGTGGTGGAAGGCGGCGACATGCCGTTCTTCGACGAGAAGGGCGAGCCCTCGGACTACACCAAGCAGTGCATCGAGTTCTGCAACAACTTCGAGGTCGAGCGTCAGCGGACCATGAGCTTCGTCCAGCTCCTCAAGGACCTCGACCTGTTCGAGACCAAGACCGCCCAGTTCACCCCCACCAACCCCGACGGCACGCCGGGCCAGCCGCAGAAGATCGCCGAGTACTTCGGCGTCTCCGAAGACAAGCTCGCCAAGCTGCCGTCCGAGAAGCTGGTCGAGCTGCGCGACAACGGCGCCCTTGGCCAGATCTACGCCCACCTGCTGTCGCTGGTCGGCTGGGACCGCCTGGTGGCCATCGCCATGGCCCGCCAGGCCCAGCGCCCGGTGGCGGCGAACGGCTGA